Proteins encoded within one genomic window of Paenarthrobacter sp. JL.01a:
- a CDS encoding MFS transporter codes for MNPQKAASAARTTPYHRWPLYAAGFTTAFGAHAVAAGLGAESEDIGLSLLGLGILLALYDIAEVFLKPVFGALSDRIGPKPVIVGGLLAFAAGSLIGLWADQPAMLAAARLGQGMAASAFSPASSASVARLAGTKTGRYFGRYGSWKGLGYAIGPLLGALAILAGGFALLFAILSGLALVIAAWTVIAMPRLEPLPRTRYTIVDVWRQSTEKSFLGPTVVLAASTGALGAAVGFLPALAAREGLGTTGSIAVVTALAVASSAVQPRIGARRDRGKVADRPGMIVGLACIAAGTALAAVLPGALWVYAAAVLIGLGIGIATPLAFAHLADSTPKERLGRTMGSAELGRELGDAGGPLLVGGMAVAAGLPWGLGALAVLVGAAALAAPSAPATRAPSAKDPG; via the coding sequence GTGAATCCCCAAAAGGCAGCCAGCGCTGCACGAACGACGCCCTATCACCGGTGGCCCTTGTATGCGGCCGGTTTCACAACCGCTTTTGGAGCCCATGCCGTGGCCGCGGGGCTCGGCGCCGAAAGCGAGGACATCGGGCTCAGCCTCCTGGGCCTGGGGATTCTGCTCGCCCTCTACGACATCGCCGAGGTCTTCCTCAAGCCTGTCTTCGGCGCCCTGAGCGACCGCATCGGACCCAAACCCGTCATCGTCGGTGGCCTGCTCGCCTTTGCTGCCGGCTCGTTGATCGGCCTGTGGGCTGACCAACCCGCAATGCTTGCCGCCGCCAGGCTGGGACAGGGCATGGCGGCATCGGCTTTTTCGCCTGCATCCTCCGCCAGCGTCGCGCGGCTCGCCGGCACCAAGACCGGCCGCTATTTCGGGCGATACGGCTCCTGGAAAGGCCTCGGGTACGCGATAGGACCGCTTCTTGGCGCCCTGGCCATCCTCGCAGGGGGCTTCGCGCTCCTCTTTGCCATCCTGTCGGGCCTTGCCCTGGTGATAGCCGCATGGACAGTGATCGCCATGCCGCGCCTTGAGCCGCTGCCCAGGACCCGCTACACAATAGTTGACGTCTGGCGGCAAAGCACCGAAAAGTCCTTCCTGGGACCCACCGTGGTCCTCGCCGCCTCTACGGGAGCCCTCGGAGCTGCTGTCGGCTTCCTTCCCGCCCTCGCTGCCAGGGAGGGACTCGGCACCACCGGGAGTATCGCCGTCGTTACTGCCCTGGCGGTTGCCTCCTCTGCCGTACAACCGCGTATCGGTGCCCGGCGGGACCGCGGGAAGGTAGCGGACCGGCCCGGGATGATCGTGGGCCTTGCGTGCATTGCCGCAGGAACAGCCCTCGCCGCTGTCCTGCCTGGAGCGTTGTGGGTTTACGCCGCCGCTGTCCTGATTGGCCTGGGCATTGGAATCGCTACACCCCTGGCCTTTGCCCACCTGGCCGATTCCACGCCAAAGGAGAGACTCGGCAGAACCATGGGCTCGGCGGAACTTGGACGTGAGCTCGGGGATGCGGGAGGTCCACTGCTGGTGGGCGGTATGGCCGTTGCAGCGGGCCTGCCTTGGGGTCTCGGGGCCCTGGCGGTACTGGTCGGAGCGGCCGCGCTTGCCGCACCGTCAGCTCCGGCAACCCGGGCCCCGTCCGCCAAGGATCCTGGCTGA
- a CDS encoding Chromate resistance protein ChrB, whose amino-acid sequence MIDERWLLILVQMPSQPSRHRVAVWRELRRIGAVPLSPGTWLLPAHPTFDEGLVRAGELVAKGGGSWTLVDASPRQQGVDTFRAAYEAARQEEWAEFMADCRKFEAEIAKEIARKKFTFAELEEEEQSLERLRRWFRELKSRNVLHLPQAEEAAEQLARCGTALEGFSSMVYEVMLPE is encoded by the coding sequence GTGATTGATGAACGTTGGTTGTTGATCCTGGTCCAGATGCCATCCCAGCCGTCCAGGCACCGCGTGGCCGTCTGGCGGGAACTGCGACGGATCGGTGCCGTCCCGTTGAGCCCGGGCACCTGGCTTCTTCCTGCCCACCCGACCTTCGACGAGGGGTTGGTCCGGGCAGGGGAGCTGGTGGCCAAGGGTGGCGGGAGCTGGACCTTGGTGGATGCCTCGCCGCGGCAGCAGGGTGTAGACACCTTCAGGGCCGCCTATGAAGCGGCCCGGCAGGAAGAGTGGGCCGAGTTCATGGCCGATTGCCGGAAGTTCGAGGCCGAGATTGCCAAGGAGATTGCCCGGAAAAAGTTCACTTTCGCTGAACTGGAGGAAGAAGAGCAGAGCCTGGAGCGGTTGAGGCGCTGGTTCCGTGAGTTGAAATCACGCAATGTCCTGCACCTGCCGCAGGCGGAGGAGGCGGCGGAGCAGCTGGCGCGGTGCGGCACAGCCCTGGAGGGCTTCTCGTCCATGGTCTATGAGGTCATGCTCCCCGAATAG
- a CDS encoding M56 family metallopeptidase, with translation MFWTSYLLAVLALILAWPVPVLLSRAQWPARSPFTAMILWQAIALAGGLSMIGAMLVYGLEPIGDNLLAGLRSLAGMVFNNEPTTALGFWHLFALSAAALLTAHLVFTLLLTYYKIERQRRRHRELLALLASPSDDGPGTVVINHESPVAYCLPGGARSVTVLSDGLMAALEPAELRAVLIHENAHLSQRHDLLLWAFAAWRQTLPWFPTTRLAQTAVNSLIEMLADDVALRTESKGTLIKAIAIVASGSSQPAVSAAALKGGGAVVEGSGVSATGGADSPRTTASRVSRLLSPQPPLTTGLRALVLAASVLLLAAPTALLIVPGLLG, from the coding sequence ATGTTTTGGACCTCATACCTGCTTGCGGTCCTGGCATTGATTCTGGCGTGGCCGGTTCCCGTCCTGCTGTCGCGGGCACAATGGCCGGCACGCTCCCCCTTCACGGCCATGATTCTCTGGCAGGCCATAGCCCTTGCCGGTGGACTGTCCATGATCGGCGCCATGCTCGTCTATGGCCTTGAACCCATTGGCGACAACCTTCTGGCAGGGCTCCGGAGCCTGGCCGGGATGGTCTTCAACAACGAACCAACCACCGCACTGGGCTTCTGGCACCTGTTCGCGCTCTCTGCTGCCGCGCTGCTGACCGCACACCTGGTCTTCACGCTGCTGCTGACGTACTACAAGATCGAACGCCAGCGCCGAAGGCACCGTGAGCTGCTTGCCCTTCTCGCCTCGCCATCCGACGACGGCCCAGGGACCGTGGTGATCAACCACGAATCCCCTGTGGCCTACTGCCTCCCCGGCGGCGCCCGCTCCGTCACGGTCCTCTCCGACGGCCTGATGGCCGCACTGGAGCCTGCTGAGCTCCGGGCCGTCCTCATCCACGAGAATGCCCACCTTTCCCAGCGCCACGACCTCCTGCTGTGGGCGTTCGCCGCCTGGCGCCAGACCCTGCCCTGGTTTCCTACGACCCGCCTGGCCCAGACTGCCGTGAACTCGCTGATCGAGATGCTCGCCGACGACGTCGCGCTTCGAACCGAGAGCAAGGGAACGCTCATCAAGGCCATTGCCATCGTCGCCAGCGGCAGCTCACAGCCGGCCGTAAGCGCCGCAGCCCTCAAAGGCGGCGGGGCCGTCGTCGAGGGCAGCGGAGTAAGCGCCACCGGAGGTGCCGATTCACCGCGCACGACGGCGTCGCGCGTCAGCCGCCTGCTCTCACCGCAGCCGCCACTCACCACGGGACTGAGGGCTTTGGTCCTTGCCGCGTCGGTTCTGCTTTTGGCAGCACCGACAGCGCTGTTGATCGTGCCGGGACTGCTCGGTTAG
- a CDS encoding BlaI/MecI/CopY family transcriptional regulator, with protein sequence MASLGELERAVMDLLWAGQEAATANTLRDLLAQDSDAGDGTAGHQGKDLAVTTVLTVLSRLEKKGLVERERGTRPHRYQAVSSRADHTAELMHEVLGSAPDREAVLARFIGSVTESEAATLRKLLGYN encoded by the coding sequence ATGGCAAGTCTTGGGGAACTCGAGCGGGCAGTGATGGATCTGCTCTGGGCAGGCCAGGAAGCTGCAACCGCCAATACATTGCGTGACCTCCTGGCGCAGGATTCCGACGCCGGAGACGGCACTGCCGGCCATCAAGGCAAAGACCTGGCAGTGACCACTGTCCTGACCGTGCTCTCACGGCTGGAGAAGAAGGGCCTGGTGGAACGTGAACGCGGAACGCGACCGCACCGCTATCAGGCAGTTTCCAGCCGCGCCGACCACACCGCCGAACTGATGCACGAGGTACTCGGATCAGCTCCGGACCGCGAGGCTGTCCTTGCCCGCTTCATTGGCTCCGTCACCGAAAGTGAAGCCGCTACCCTGCGCAAACTGCTCGGCTACAATTAG
- a CDS encoding cytochrome ubiquinol oxidase subunit I — protein MDALEIARWQFGITTVYHFMMVPLTIGLGLVVAIIQTMWYRTGKPEYLRMTKFWGKLFLINFIMGVATGIVQEFQFGMAWSEYSRFVGDVFGAPLALEALLAFFVESTFLGLWIFGWKQLKRGVHLACLWIAVIGSVFSAYFIIVANSWMQHPVGVEMVDGRPVMTDAWAVFTNNTALVAVPHTLFGALAVAGAFLLGIAWYHLWRRRHDGIDTVGKDGRIIPGAAKDIPGRDKADYTVWMKSLRIGAVVAMISFAGTAITGDLQGKLMFEQQPMKMAAAEAACHDGTGFSVLSVGNLGAKNCDDIVAVIEVPGILSFLAKGDFTTEVKGVNSLLGEYKEKYGTHLPDNPLYGDRAGQEIQYVPVMEVTYWGFRMMIGFGGVAALAALLALWVTRKGVVPGSKWLMRLAVFGILAPFGANAAGWIFTEMGRQPFVVAPNPDMNGIDQVFMFTAAAVSPGVSAGEIMTSLVVLTAIYAVLLVVEVKLLVKYVRGGVASAMPELAHAKDGDDAGNGHDKDNDTPDKSGDDVLAFAY, from the coding sequence ATGGACGCTTTGGAAATCGCACGCTGGCAATTCGGTATCACTACCGTCTACCACTTCATGATGGTGCCCCTGACCATCGGCCTTGGTCTGGTCGTGGCCATCATCCAGACCATGTGGTACCGCACGGGAAAGCCCGAGTACCTGCGCATGACCAAGTTCTGGGGAAAGCTGTTCCTCATCAACTTCATCATGGGCGTGGCCACGGGCATCGTCCAGGAATTCCAGTTCGGCATGGCTTGGAGTGAGTACAGCCGCTTCGTCGGAGACGTCTTCGGAGCGCCCTTGGCCCTTGAGGCACTGTTGGCGTTCTTTGTGGAGTCCACCTTCCTGGGACTGTGGATCTTCGGCTGGAAGCAACTCAAACGCGGCGTCCACCTCGCCTGCTTGTGGATTGCGGTGATCGGTTCCGTTTTCTCGGCCTACTTCATCATCGTGGCCAACTCTTGGATGCAGCACCCCGTGGGTGTGGAGATGGTGGACGGACGCCCCGTCATGACCGACGCATGGGCCGTCTTCACCAACAACACTGCACTCGTTGCCGTTCCCCACACACTGTTCGGTGCACTGGCGGTAGCCGGCGCCTTCCTGTTGGGCATCGCCTGGTACCACTTGTGGCGGCGCCGGCACGACGGCATCGACACCGTGGGAAAGGACGGCCGCATCATTCCCGGTGCCGCGAAGGACATCCCGGGACGCGACAAGGCCGATTACACGGTCTGGATGAAGTCCCTGAGGATCGGCGCCGTTGTTGCCATGATCTCCTTCGCAGGAACGGCCATCACCGGTGACCTGCAGGGCAAGCTCATGTTCGAACAGCAACCCATGAAAATGGCAGCAGCCGAAGCCGCGTGCCACGACGGCACGGGCTTTTCGGTCCTCAGCGTGGGCAACCTCGGGGCAAAGAACTGTGACGACATCGTGGCCGTCATCGAAGTGCCCGGCATCCTCTCCTTCCTGGCCAAGGGCGACTTCACCACCGAGGTCAAGGGCGTGAACAGCCTGCTGGGCGAGTACAAGGAGAAGTACGGAACGCACCTGCCGGACAACCCGCTCTACGGAGACCGCGCAGGCCAGGAAATCCAGTACGTTCCCGTCATGGAAGTGACCTACTGGGGCTTCCGGATGATGATCGGATTCGGCGGCGTCGCGGCCCTCGCAGCCCTGCTGGCACTGTGGGTGACACGCAAGGGTGTTGTGCCCGGGTCCAAGTGGCTCATGCGGCTCGCGGTGTTCGGAATCCTGGCACCGTTCGGTGCCAACGCAGCCGGTTGGATCTTCACCGAAATGGGCCGGCAGCCCTTCGTGGTGGCCCCCAACCCGGACATGAACGGCATCGACCAAGTGTTCATGTTTACCGCCGCAGCAGTCTCACCCGGGGTCAGCGCCGGCGAAATCATGACCTCGCTGGTGGTTCTCACAGCCATCTATGCGGTGTTGCTGGTGGTGGAAGTGAAGCTGCTGGTCAAGTACGTCCGTGGCGGGGTTGCCTCCGCCATGCCGGAACTGGCGCACGCCAAGGACGGCGACGACGCAGGGAACGGGCACGACAAAGACAACGACACTCCGGACAAGTCCGGGGACGACGTCCTGGCATTCGCCTACTAG
- the cydB gene encoding cytochrome d ubiquinol oxidase subunit II translates to MELLPTIWFVAIAVLWTGYLFLEGFDLGVGMLMKLFARNNTDRRVLLNTIGPVWDGNEVWLLTAAGATFAAFPLWYASLFSALYLPLLAVLVALIFRAVAFEYRGKVDSERWRNRWDWAIAVGSFIAAFGIGAALALTTTGLPLNANGDRDGGPMSWFSGYALLGGFGVVAFALVHALAFLALKTDGEVRHRARRWFVRLVPAAVLPMLGWMVAVQFLSGKPWTWALVAAAVVAVVLAWTLARAGSEGRAFGALGAFIVCATGSIFGAAFPVVIPSTIDPAFNLTISNASSSDYTLGLMSIVAAVGLPLVIAYQSWTYWVFRRRVSAAHIPEAHGFLPAIASKVLISKDGASGKPAQPGN, encoded by the coding sequence ATGGAACTGTTGCCAACCATCTGGTTCGTGGCCATCGCTGTGTTGTGGACCGGCTATCTCTTCCTTGAGGGCTTCGACCTTGGCGTCGGCATGCTGATGAAGCTGTTCGCACGCAACAACACTGACCGCCGTGTCCTGCTGAACACCATCGGCCCCGTCTGGGACGGCAACGAGGTCTGGCTGCTGACCGCAGCCGGGGCGACCTTCGCCGCCTTCCCGCTCTGGTACGCGTCCCTGTTTTCGGCTCTCTACCTGCCGCTGCTTGCCGTACTGGTTGCCCTGATCTTCCGTGCCGTTGCGTTCGAGTACCGGGGCAAGGTGGACTCGGAACGCTGGCGCAACCGCTGGGACTGGGCGATCGCCGTCGGGTCCTTCATTGCGGCTTTCGGCATTGGCGCAGCGCTTGCGCTCACCACCACGGGCCTTCCCCTGAACGCCAACGGAGACCGCGACGGCGGGCCGATGTCATGGTTCAGTGGCTATGCGCTCCTGGGCGGTTTCGGTGTGGTCGCCTTCGCGTTGGTGCATGCCCTGGCGTTCCTTGCCTTGAAGACCGACGGCGAGGTGCGGCACCGCGCCCGCCGCTGGTTCGTGCGGCTGGTCCCGGCTGCGGTCCTGCCGATGCTGGGCTGGATGGTGGCTGTCCAGTTCCTCAGCGGCAAACCCTGGACGTGGGCGCTGGTAGCCGCCGCAGTGGTAGCTGTCGTCCTCGCCTGGACTCTGGCCCGCGCCGGTTCCGAGGGAAGGGCGTTCGGGGCCTTGGGTGCTTTCATCGTGTGCGCCACGGGCTCGATCTTCGGAGCGGCGTTCCCGGTTGTCATTCCCTCCACCATTGACCCGGCTTTCAACCTGACCATTTCCAACGCTTCCTCGTCGGACTACACACTGGGCCTGATGAGCATCGTTGCCGCGGTAGGACTGCCGCTGGTGATCGCCTACCAGTCATGGACCTACTGGGTCTTCAGGAGGCGTGTCAGCGCAGCACATATTCCCGAAGCGCACGGTTTCCTGCCGGCCATCGCATCGAAGGTGCTCATTTCCAAGGACGGCGCCTCCGGCAAGCCCGCGCAACCTGGAAACTAG
- the cydD gene encoding thiol reductant ABC exporter subunit CydD, with the protein MKPVFPSGQTTRPALYALGLMSALKALSLVLMAQAVAVMLAGLATGSSEWNNSLLWGAVGAVLRSLTVWGQGIAARHAALGVKEELRARLLRRSLDDGGPSSVEGMNDGGLAILATRGLDALDDYYTQYLPALVNCATVPLLIGARILFADWVSAVVIVLTVPLVPLFMVLIGRHTEDQVREAQTTLRKLSGHILELAKGLPVLVGLGRASEQRAALEDISEQYRTKTMGTLRTAFLSALALELIATISVAVVAVFIGVRLVAGDMALEAGLLALILAPDCYLPLRELGTAHHASDDGRAALETTNTVLKAPPQRPLPDAGGTGDGDIVVTGLTVTYRGRPAPAVGPVSFIAPKGRITALDGHSGAGKSTVLGVLAGLIGQGPAATVEGRVAGAEPGTVAWVPQHPVMVCETVQQEIELYLEGYGEGVEPAAARVLRNASAGHLAGKHPAELSPGELRRVALARGLARAEAGATLLLLDEPTAHLDDMSAEAVRRAIESLRGTATIILVAHDAATRALADHVVQLGRPGQATGTDTALAGRGTGAAEQSAVGAGDAFPAGAGVQAVDDGAAASAGSLKRLVGVLKPVRWKFVAAGIVAVLAALFAVALSGLSGWLIIRASEQPPILYLLGAIVGVRFFGIGRAVLRYCERLLTHDAVFAAMTRLRGVLWASLSRRALSLRRLLQGGNVLGSIVDDVDTLRDLLPRVALPPVTAVAVGGAAILATGIVLPPALPAVLLTFVLGLAVAPLLAVLADRNAAKAGQLLRSTVLRGVAAALDARAELHANNVGQPVISNLGAKDRAATLSAKRSAWAEGLGQAVVVLGCSVSALWAGTLGAPSVLDGAVAPELVAVIVLMHLALVEPFAGMVSAVRQAPALADVLGKVAASGALDASRDPGTQENDDCGTKHLPDRPGRQGLELSGAAAAWPGGPTVFAGLDAVAEPGRWLAVTGPSGAGKSTLLSVLLGFLPLTGGTAKLTGSAAWCPQEAHLFDSTVRGNLLLSRPAGRKPDDEEMYKALAAVGLDAAVRALPGGLDARIGPGGSFLSGGERQRLAMARTLLTGASVLLLDEPTAHLDAASAREMMTILRAGLKDVTVVLVTHNPEDIDPSDARLELPGRGTPTVAQGREELVAGPGSQ; encoded by the coding sequence ATGAAACCCGTCTTTCCTTCCGGACAAACCACCCGCCCGGCGCTGTACGCCCTGGGACTGATGTCAGCGCTCAAGGCGCTGTCCCTGGTCCTCATGGCGCAGGCCGTGGCGGTGATGCTTGCCGGTCTCGCAACAGGCTCGTCCGAATGGAACAACAGCCTGCTGTGGGGCGCCGTGGGAGCGGTGCTCAGGTCCCTGACGGTCTGGGGCCAGGGCATCGCGGCACGGCACGCCGCCCTGGGCGTCAAGGAAGAACTGCGCGCGAGGCTGTTGAGGCGGTCCTTGGACGACGGCGGCCCGTCTTCCGTTGAGGGGATGAACGACGGCGGGCTGGCCATATTGGCCACCCGCGGCCTGGATGCCCTGGACGACTACTACACCCAGTACCTGCCGGCCCTGGTCAACTGCGCCACGGTGCCCTTGCTGATCGGAGCGCGGATCCTCTTCGCCGACTGGGTCAGCGCAGTGGTCATCGTCCTTACGGTGCCCCTGGTGCCGTTGTTCATGGTGCTGATCGGCCGGCACACGGAAGACCAGGTCAGAGAAGCGCAGACAACCCTGCGCAAACTCTCCGGCCACATCCTGGAACTGGCCAAGGGCCTGCCGGTCCTGGTGGGACTCGGACGCGCCAGCGAACAGCGCGCCGCCTTGGAGGACATCTCCGAGCAATACCGCACAAAGACCATGGGCACACTCCGCACGGCCTTCTTGTCCGCCCTTGCCCTGGAGCTCATTGCCACCATTTCCGTTGCCGTGGTGGCCGTTTTCATCGGAGTGCGGCTGGTAGCGGGGGACATGGCACTCGAAGCCGGCCTGCTTGCGCTGATCCTTGCTCCCGACTGCTACCTCCCATTGCGGGAACTGGGCACCGCCCATCACGCCAGCGACGACGGCCGGGCTGCCCTTGAAACCACCAACACAGTGCTGAAGGCACCACCGCAGCGACCACTGCCGGATGCCGGAGGCACAGGTGATGGGGACATCGTGGTGACCGGCCTGACCGTGACCTACCGCGGAAGGCCGGCGCCCGCCGTCGGACCTGTCTCATTCATTGCCCCCAAGGGGCGGATCACTGCCCTCGACGGTCACAGCGGCGCCGGCAAGAGCACTGTCCTGGGCGTTCTTGCCGGACTCATCGGGCAAGGTCCGGCAGCCACCGTGGAAGGACGTGTTGCAGGGGCGGAACCCGGGACCGTCGCGTGGGTTCCGCAACATCCGGTCATGGTCTGTGAAACCGTTCAGCAGGAGATCGAGCTCTACCTCGAAGGCTACGGCGAAGGCGTGGAACCGGCGGCGGCAAGGGTTCTCCGGAATGCCTCGGCAGGCCACCTCGCAGGAAAGCACCCGGCCGAGCTCAGCCCGGGGGAGCTCCGACGTGTAGCCCTTGCCCGAGGCCTTGCCCGCGCGGAAGCCGGCGCCACGCTGCTGTTGCTCGACGAGCCCACAGCACACCTGGACGACATGTCGGCCGAGGCTGTCCGCCGTGCCATCGAGTCGCTGCGCGGCACAGCCACCATCATCCTGGTGGCCCACGACGCCGCAACCCGCGCCCTCGCCGACCACGTCGTCCAGCTGGGGCGGCCGGGGCAAGCAACCGGAACGGATACAGCCCTTGCCGGGCGCGGCACCGGCGCTGCGGAACAATCGGCAGTCGGAGCCGGGGATGCATTCCCGGCGGGTGCGGGCGTACAAGCAGTGGACGATGGGGCCGCCGCCAGCGCCGGGAGCCTGAAGCGGCTGGTTGGCGTCCTGAAACCCGTCAGGTGGAAGTTCGTGGCGGCCGGCATTGTCGCAGTCCTCGCGGCGCTGTTTGCTGTGGCATTGTCCGGACTCTCGGGCTGGCTCATCATCAGGGCCAGCGAGCAACCTCCCATCCTTTACCTGCTGGGCGCGATTGTGGGCGTCAGGTTCTTCGGCATTGGTCGTGCGGTCCTCCGGTACTGCGAACGTCTGCTGACCCACGACGCTGTGTTCGCCGCCATGACCCGGCTTCGCGGGGTTCTCTGGGCATCCCTGAGCCGCCGGGCCTTGTCCCTGCGGCGCCTCCTCCAAGGCGGCAACGTCCTGGGTTCGATCGTGGACGATGTCGACACCCTCCGGGACCTCCTGCCGAGGGTCGCCCTTCCTCCGGTCACCGCTGTAGCCGTAGGCGGGGCCGCGATCCTGGCCACCGGCATCGTCCTGCCGCCCGCGCTGCCTGCCGTGCTGCTCACGTTCGTTCTGGGCCTGGCAGTGGCGCCGCTGCTCGCCGTGCTGGCAGACCGCAATGCCGCGAAGGCCGGTCAGCTCCTGCGCTCTACAGTGCTGCGGGGAGTTGCCGCTGCCCTGGATGCCCGTGCCGAACTGCACGCCAACAACGTGGGCCAACCGGTGATCAGCAACCTCGGTGCCAAAGACAGGGCCGCAACACTCTCTGCCAAGCGCTCGGCATGGGCCGAAGGCCTCGGCCAGGCAGTGGTCGTCCTCGGCTGCTCAGTGTCCGCGCTTTGGGCCGGCACCCTGGGTGCCCCGTCCGTGCTGGACGGCGCTGTGGCTCCTGAACTGGTGGCCGTCATTGTCCTGATGCATCTGGCCCTGGTGGAACCCTTCGCAGGCATGGTCTCCGCCGTGCGCCAGGCGCCGGCGCTCGCCGACGTCCTTGGCAAGGTGGCAGCATCGGGCGCTTTGGACGCTTCCCGGGATCCCGGCACGCAGGAAAACGACGACTGCGGAACGAAGCACCTGCCTGACCGGCCCGGCAGGCAAGGACTGGAGCTCAGCGGTGCCGCCGCGGCCTGGCCTGGCGGGCCCACCGTCTTCGCCGGGCTCGACGCCGTCGCGGAACCGGGCCGCTGGCTGGCTGTCACGGGTCCTTCCGGGGCCGGGAAGTCAACGCTGCTCTCTGTGCTCCTCGGCTTCCTTCCGCTCACCGGGGGAACGGCCAAGCTGACCGGCAGCGCCGCGTGGTGCCCCCAGGAAGCCCATCTCTTCGACTCCACGGTCCGGGGAAACCTCCTGCTCAGCCGGCCTGCCGGCCGGAAGCCAGACGACGAGGAGATGTACAAGGCGCTGGCTGCCGTCGGGCTTGATGCCGCTGTGAGGGCCCTTCCAGGTGGCTTGGACGCCCGTATTGGTCCCGGCGGCTCCTTCCTTAGCGGGGGCGAACGGCAGCGGCTCGCGATGGCCCGTACGTTGCTGACCGGTGCCTCCGTCTTGTTGCTCGATGAGCCCACCGCCCACTTGGATGCAGCCTCAGCGCGGGAAATGATGACGATCCTGCGTGCGGGCCTGAAGGATGTGACGGTGGTTCTTGTGACCCACAATCCCGAGGACATCGACCCTTCGGACGCCCGTCTGGAGCTGCCGGGCAGGGGGACACCGACGGTTGCCCAGGGCAGGGAGGAACTGGTGGCGGGGCCAGGGTCTCAGTAG
- a CDS encoding GNAT family N-acetyltransferase, producing MTFDAASRYLPDEGTTGLRWRPATTEDLDGWAGLIARTAAVEHPVWYEKRADLVHILESTKNPPQTNTLLGIDATGVPRAYGRIAKNPDGDKATGMACVDPQWQQRGIGSAVLRWQEGQARRRFEADAAAGHPASPPRLRIQTEEQHGHQAKLLMGHGYGAVRWFNEMHRPLAGQLPDGPLPDGLELRTLEDSLFESVRLAHNDAFRDHWGSEPRDEESWRFTIEEPTGRHDLSAVVIDASTGSVAGYQLTSHDPQSASERGFKEGYTELLGVRRAYRGRGVAQALLADAMRRYAKAGMDIASLDVDSANPTGALQLYLGMGYSAVNRSMTWEKML from the coding sequence ATGACTTTCGACGCCGCAAGCCGCTACCTCCCCGATGAAGGAACCACCGGACTCCGGTGGCGGCCTGCCACCACGGAGGACCTGGACGGGTGGGCCGGATTGATTGCCCGGACGGCCGCCGTCGAACATCCCGTCTGGTACGAGAAGCGTGCCGACCTGGTCCACATCCTGGAGTCCACCAAGAACCCGCCGCAAACGAACACGCTGCTGGGTATCGACGCGACGGGGGTGCCACGCGCCTACGGCCGTATCGCCAAGAATCCCGACGGGGACAAAGCCACCGGAATGGCATGCGTCGACCCGCAGTGGCAGCAACGTGGCATCGGTTCGGCCGTCCTTAGGTGGCAGGAAGGGCAGGCCCGCCGACGCTTCGAAGCCGACGCCGCGGCCGGGCACCCTGCAAGCCCGCCCAGGCTCCGCATCCAGACCGAGGAGCAGCACGGGCACCAGGCGAAACTCCTGATGGGGCACGGCTATGGTGCCGTTCGCTGGTTCAATGAAATGCACAGGCCGCTGGCGGGCCAACTTCCCGATGGGCCCTTGCCGGACGGGCTTGAGCTCCGGACCCTTGAGGACTCGCTCTTCGAGTCCGTGCGCCTGGCCCACAATGATGCCTTCAGGGACCACTGGGGGAGTGAGCCACGGGACGAGGAATCGTGGCGCTTCACGATTGAAGAACCCACGGGAAGGCACGACCTCAGCGCCGTGGTGATCGATGCTTCCACTGGCTCAGTGGCCGGGTACCAACTGACCAGCCACGATCCCCAGTCTGCCTCGGAGCGCGGTTTCAAGGAAGGCTACACGGAGCTCCTTGGTGTACGCCGTGCCTACCGCGGCCGAGGCGTTGCCCAGGCCCTGCTTGCCGACGCGATGCGCCGCTACGCCAAGGCCGGAATGGACATAGCGTCGCTCGACGTCGACTCGGCCAACCCAACGGGAGCGCTGCAGCTCTATCTGGGCATGGGATATAGCGCTGTGAACCGCAGCATGACGTGGGAAAAGATGCTCTAG
- a CDS encoding DinB family protein, translated as MPIIPDEKDWTWVLSKPCPECGFDPASVTPATVPGTVLNMLPRWRAVLRRDDVAVRPNDHTWSALEYACHVRDVFSLFDQRLNLMLTEDDARFANWDQDQAAIDGDYGSADPATVAEELETEGTVIAESFARVVEDDWQRTGTRSNGSSFTVLTFSRYFLHDVVHHLHDVDG; from the coding sequence ATGCCGATCATCCCTGATGAAAAAGACTGGACCTGGGTGCTCTCAAAGCCCTGCCCCGAATGTGGTTTCGACCCCGCTTCCGTAACCCCCGCCACTGTGCCCGGTACGGTGCTGAACATGCTTCCCAGGTGGCGTGCGGTCCTGCGCCGCGACGACGTCGCCGTGCGCCCGAACGACCACACGTGGTCTGCCTTGGAATACGCCTGCCACGTCCGCGATGTCTTCAGCCTCTTCGACCAGCGCCTGAACCTGATGCTCACCGAGGACGACGCCCGCTTTGCCAATTGGGACCAGGACCAGGCTGCGATCGACGGCGATTATGGCTCGGCGGATCCGGCAACCGTGGCTGAAGAGCTGGAAACCGAGGGCACTGTCATCGCGGAATCCTTTGCCCGCGTCGTGGAGGATGACTGGCAGCGCACCGGAACCCGCAGCAACGGTTCTTCATTTACCGTGCTGACGTTTTCCCGGTACTTCCTGCATGATGTCGTCCACCACCTGCACGACGTGGACGGCTAG